A region of Mesorhizobium sp. M3A.F.Ca.ET.080.04.2.1 DNA encodes the following proteins:
- a CDS encoding Xaa-Pro peptidase family protein, translated as MLTASQLLPLDAIDQLPFTPGEFDARLAACRRAMTERGLDYLVLSSPENIYYLSGFITKGYYVFQALVLTHTSDPILVVRRYEQANVERLSYYRNAAIWQDTDVPAEVLARALVDLGALGKTVGVDANSMFLTVNAYETLRAALPGTNFVNASTILERCRAIKSPQEIAYIRRAAETLSAGFKAAHEAARPGRTENDVAAAFHHAAISAGSEYMGSAPYIASGPRTALPHATWAGRCIEKGDLVIVEGSGNWKRYSAALMRTWCLGKPSDSVRRAADTSKAALAAAIAAMRPGVTSGEVDAACRGTVARAGLAHAFLNRTGYSVGVGICPGWGEGWVMDLKDGDPRVLHPGMVFHIVPVLFPEPNISVGFSATVLVTETGAEIVSDYSRELEC; from the coding sequence ATGCTCACAGCCTCGCAACTGCTACCGTTGGACGCGATCGACCAACTGCCCTTCACCCCGGGAGAATTCGATGCCCGCCTTGCGGCTTGCCGGCGGGCAATGACCGAGCGCGGGCTCGACTACCTCGTGCTCAGTTCGCCCGAAAACATCTACTATCTCTCGGGCTTCATTACCAAAGGATACTACGTTTTTCAGGCGCTTGTCCTGACGCATACTAGCGATCCGATCCTCGTCGTGCGTCGCTACGAGCAAGCCAATGTCGAGCGTCTGTCCTATTACCGGAACGCTGCCATATGGCAAGACACGGATGTTCCGGCCGAGGTACTTGCAAGAGCGCTGGTCGATTTGGGCGCTTTGGGAAAGACCGTTGGCGTGGATGCCAACTCCATGTTCCTTACGGTGAACGCCTACGAAACGCTCCGCGCTGCGCTGCCCGGCACCAACTTTGTTAATGCTTCTACAATTCTGGAAAGATGCCGGGCCATCAAGTCCCCGCAGGAGATCGCTTACATTCGCCGCGCAGCTGAGACGTTGTCCGCAGGGTTCAAGGCCGCACATGAAGCTGCGCGTCCGGGGCGTACTGAGAACGATGTGGCCGCAGCTTTCCATCATGCTGCCATCTCGGCTGGTAGTGAATATATGGGCAGTGCCCCTTATATCGCTTCCGGCCCGCGAACGGCACTTCCGCACGCTACCTGGGCTGGCCGATGCATCGAAAAAGGCGATCTGGTCATCGTCGAGGGATCCGGAAACTGGAAGCGATACAGTGCAGCCTTGATGCGGACCTGGTGCCTGGGAAAACCGAGCGACAGCGTCCGTCGGGCAGCCGATACTTCAAAGGCCGCGCTCGCCGCGGCGATCGCGGCCATGAGGCCGGGCGTAACAAGTGGAGAAGTCGATGCTGCGTGTCGTGGCACTGTGGCTCGCGCTGGTCTCGCCCATGCCTTTCTCAATAGAACCGGCTACTCCGTGGGCGTTGGCATCTGCCCGGGCTGGGGTGAAGGATGGGTCATGGACCTAAAGGACGGAGATCCCCGCGTCCTGCACCCAGGCATGGTATTCCATATCGTGCCGGTGCTGTTCCCCGAGCCGAACATCAGCGTAGGCTTCAGCGCCACAGTGCTCGTCACCGAGACCGGCGCGGAGATTGTCTCTGATTACTCGCGGGAGCTGGAATGCTGA
- a CDS encoding transposase, with translation MTKHQIEVITSVERRRRWSREEKERLVAATFEPGASVSETARSAGIHVSQLFRWRKELCQISAPSVPQLVAVEVVEALPARNRQRSHRRSPDRARRAAW, from the coding sequence GTGACGAAGCATCAGATTGAAGTGATCACGTCGGTCGAGCGGCGCCGGCGCTGGTCTCGGGAGGAGAAGGAGCGGCTGGTCGCGGCGACGTTTGAGCCTGGGGCTAGTGTTTCCGAGACCGCGCGATCGGCTGGCATTCATGTGAGCCAGCTTTTCCGGTGGCGCAAGGAACTCTGCCAGATCTCCGCGCCGTCCGTGCCGCAACTCGTTGCCGTGGAAGTCGTCGAGGCGCTGCCAGCGCGCAATCGCCAGCGCAGCCACCGCCGATCTCCAGACCGCGCAAGAAGAGCAGCATGGTGA
- a CDS encoding ABC transporter ATP-binding protein produces MLKAIHDTAVVKTGGITLRSLGKRYGSAVAVDDVSLEVLPGEFVSLLGPSGSGKTTTLMMIAGFTVPDSGQILLDGKDITRLPSHRRELGVIFQNYALFPHMTVAENVAYPLRMRRMGKTAVENSVKRVLEQVQLGALAARYPHQLSGGQQQRVAIGRALVFDPPVLLLDEPLGALDKKLRQHLRTEIKALHKDVGKTMIYVTHDQEEALAMSDRVAVMHEGRIRQASSPRDIYRRPAELFVASFVGEANLVPVKLKGGVAYSSDGRRLEATRWDGDDMEAMLCIRPEHVRLDLGDVGMASGPQGTVVDSTYVGDATVIECETDSGLRLTSKVLNQSGDQIPTIGSSCRVRWAATDATILTN; encoded by the coding sequence ATGCTGAAAGCCATACACGACACTGCCGTCGTAAAGACGGGCGGCATCACGCTCCGCAGCTTGGGAAAACGGTACGGCAGCGCCGTCGCCGTCGACGACGTCAGCCTTGAAGTATTGCCCGGCGAATTCGTGTCGCTACTCGGCCCCAGCGGATCGGGCAAGACCACTACGCTGATGATGATCGCCGGCTTCACAGTTCCCGACAGCGGCCAGATTCTGCTGGACGGAAAAGACATAACCCGCCTGCCTTCGCATCGCCGTGAGCTCGGCGTCATTTTCCAGAACTATGCGCTCTTTCCCCACATGACGGTCGCCGAAAACGTGGCGTACCCTTTGCGTATGCGCCGCATGGGGAAGACAGCGGTCGAAAACAGCGTCAAACGGGTCCTCGAACAGGTGCAGCTTGGCGCACTGGCTGCCCGCTACCCCCACCAGCTATCGGGTGGTCAGCAACAACGCGTAGCAATTGGCCGCGCTTTGGTCTTCGATCCTCCCGTGCTGCTTCTGGACGAGCCTCTTGGGGCCTTGGACAAGAAGCTGCGCCAACATCTAAGGACGGAGATAAAGGCGCTGCACAAGGACGTCGGCAAGACGATGATCTACGTCACGCATGACCAGGAGGAGGCGCTGGCCATGTCCGATCGTGTTGCCGTTATGCATGAGGGCCGCATCAGGCAGGCCTCCTCACCGCGCGACATCTACAGGCGGCCCGCCGAGCTCTTCGTCGCGAGCTTTGTGGGTGAAGCGAACCTTGTTCCGGTAAAGCTTAAGGGCGGCGTCGCCTACAGTTCGGATGGGAGGCGTCTCGAGGCCACGCGATGGGATGGCGACGACATGGAAGCCATGCTTTGCATAAGACCGGAACACGTTCGTCTCGATTTGGGTGATGTCGGGATGGCTTCCGGCCCCCAGGGGACCGTTGTCGACTCCACTTATGTCGGCGACGCAACAGTCATTGAATGCGAAACGGACTCTGGGCTGCGGCTAACATCGAAAGTACTCAACCAGTCGGGCGACCAAATTCCGACTATCGGCTCGAGTTGCCGCGTGAGATGGGCCGCGACCGATGCAACGATTCTCACTAACTAG
- the tnpB gene encoding IS66 family insertion sequence element accessory protein TnpB (TnpB, as the term is used for proteins encoded by IS66 family insertion elements, is considered an accessory protein, since TnpC, encoded by a neighboring gene, is a DDE family transposase.), which yields MIPVPNGVKVWLATGYTDMRKGFPGLSLMVQETLKRDPHTGHLFCFRGRQGGLIKVIWHDGQGACLFTKKLERGRFIWPSADGTVVITPAQLGYLLEGIDWRMPQKTWRPSSAG from the coding sequence ATGATCCCGGTCCCGAACGGTGTGAAGGTCTGGCTCGCCACTGGCTATACGGATATGCGCAAGGGCTTCCCCGGCCTGTCGCTAATGGTGCAGGAGACATTGAAGCGCGATCCGCACACCGGTCACCTGTTCTGTTTCCGCGGGCGGCAGGGTGGCTTGATCAAGGTGATCTGGCATGACGGCCAGGGTGCCTGCCTGTTCACGAAGAAGCTCGAGCGTGGCCGGTTCATCTGGCCATCGGCCGATGGCACGGTGGTGATCACGCCCGCGCAGCTCGGCTATTTGCTAGAAGGCATCGACTGGCGGATGCCGCAAAAAACCTGGCGCCCGAGCTCGGCGGGATGA
- a CDS encoding FadR/GntR family transcriptional regulator, with translation MAINDRMRTTAESNGPEGEPDRRIGRPLPLADRVVAALQEDIETGRFVAGGRLPTEPELAASFGVSRTVIREAVSRLKADGILVSRQGAGVFVSDAPLQRSFRIRDAEVGSGVALREIFELRLCLEVEGAGLASIRRSQADLVALRHWLEEMDRTKLGQDVGVAADIEFHRAVAAASGNGKVADFQRYLSLLLNQSVTIARINTLKQRGPAHVDGVIGEHRDIFHAIDAGSAADARSAMRRHLLQAAMRLGVMEGKEVVMLS, from the coding sequence TTGGCCATCAACGATCGGATGCGCACGACCGCGGAATCCAATGGCCCTGAAGGCGAGCCGGACAGACGGATCGGACGACCGCTACCTTTGGCCGATCGGGTGGTGGCTGCACTGCAGGAGGATATCGAAACTGGGCGTTTTGTAGCGGGGGGACGCCTGCCAACCGAGCCCGAACTCGCCGCCAGCTTTGGTGTCAGCCGTACAGTCATCCGGGAAGCGGTCTCCCGCCTGAAGGCAGATGGGATCTTGGTCAGCCGTCAGGGGGCCGGGGTCTTTGTTAGCGATGCTCCCCTGCAGCGTTCCTTCCGAATCCGGGACGCCGAGGTCGGCAGTGGCGTTGCTCTGCGCGAGATCTTCGAGCTGCGCCTGTGCCTCGAAGTGGAGGGAGCCGGGCTTGCCTCGATCCGCCGTTCGCAAGCCGATCTCGTCGCGCTCAGGCACTGGCTAGAGGAGATGGATCGCACCAAGCTCGGCCAGGATGTGGGCGTCGCCGCAGACATCGAGTTTCACCGTGCTGTCGCGGCAGCAAGCGGCAATGGCAAGGTCGCGGACTTCCAGCGTTACCTGTCCCTGCTGCTCAACCAAAGCGTGACGATCGCCCGCATTAATACTCTGAAGCAACGAGGGCCGGCGCACGTCGATGGTGTCATCGGTGAACACCGCGACATCTTTCATGCCATCGATGCCGGTTCGGCCGCTGACGCACGTAGTGCCATGCGCCGCCACCTTCTGCAGGCTGCGATGCGGCTCGGCGTCATGGAGGGAAAAGAAGTGGTGATGCTGTCTTAG
- a CDS encoding RidA family protein encodes MEKITRYEVGPRMSQMTVFGDMVYTAGIVALRAPGRPVADQTADILAKIEDLLAVAGTEKGKLLTATIWLSDMSTFAEMNRVWDNWVVPGRTPCRACVEAALAGSGYTVEIQVTAAL; translated from the coding sequence ATGGAAAAAATAACGCGCTACGAAGTTGGTCCTCGCATGAGCCAAATGACGGTTTTCGGTGACATGGTCTATACCGCGGGCATAGTGGCGCTGCGTGCCCCCGGAAGGCCAGTTGCTGACCAGACAGCCGACATTCTGGCCAAGATTGAGGATCTGTTGGCTGTAGCGGGAACAGAAAAGGGCAAGTTACTGACGGCAACGATCTGGCTGTCCGACATGTCTACATTCGCAGAGATGAACCGAGTATGGGACAATTGGGTGGTGCCGGGAAGAACACCTTGTCGGGCCTGCGTTGAGGCCGCGCTAGCAGGATCGGGATATACGGTCGAGATTCAGGTTACTGCGGCGCTTTAG
- a CDS encoding FAD-binding oxidoreductase produces MMKVTSATSGNDSLVARLREVLSPGALLYNSSDRAAFETDWRRLRSNSALCVLQPSSTAEVASCLRLCAEAGVAVVPQGGNTGLVAGGVPVAGVPQVILSLRRMKAIRAMDTVGDSVTVEAGATLASVQEAAAEAGRLFPLSLAAEGSAQIGGAVATNAGGLQVLAYGSMRALVLGLEVVLPDGRVWDGLRTLRKDNTGFDLKQLFIGSEGTLGIITAASLKLLPKVSQRVTALVGVSCVGRALDLFQIARSRVGSALTLCEFIAGEAMQLVSRHVPDARPPFEASAYLLLEMSSPNAEDSLAAVMESLLEKALSIGVAQDAVIAQSGRERSQLLRLREEVSEAELAAGGAVKHDIAVPIDLIPETVAAIEDMVRTRFPDCRPNIFGHLGDGNLHVNIRPPEGCSVADIGPLYDAITLAVEDVAMERRGSFSAEHGIGQMRIASLRRHKGEVDIALMSALKRTIDPHNILNPGKVLPES; encoded by the coding sequence ATGATGAAAGTAACCTCCGCAACGTCTGGCAACGACTCCTTAGTGGCGCGCCTCAGAGAGGTCCTCTCGCCCGGGGCGTTGCTCTACAATTCATCTGATCGGGCGGCGTTCGAAACCGACTGGCGCCGCCTGCGCTCCAATTCCGCGTTGTGTGTGCTTCAGCCTTCCAGCACGGCCGAGGTGGCGTCATGCCTGCGGCTGTGCGCCGAGGCGGGCGTAGCAGTGGTGCCACAAGGGGGGAACACCGGGCTGGTTGCTGGCGGGGTACCGGTCGCGGGGGTACCCCAGGTGATTTTGTCGCTACGCCGTATGAAAGCGATACGGGCGATGGATACCGTTGGTGACAGTGTGACTGTGGAGGCGGGCGCAACGCTCGCGAGCGTGCAGGAAGCCGCGGCTGAGGCCGGTCGCCTTTTTCCGCTCAGCCTCGCTGCGGAGGGCTCTGCCCAGATTGGCGGAGCGGTCGCCACAAATGCGGGAGGTCTGCAGGTGCTGGCCTATGGATCGATGCGCGCTTTGGTGTTAGGACTCGAGGTGGTATTGCCAGATGGGCGCGTATGGGATGGCCTCAGGACATTGCGTAAGGACAATACCGGTTTTGATCTCAAACAGCTCTTCATCGGATCCGAAGGTACGCTTGGCATCATTACAGCTGCGTCCCTCAAGCTTCTACCTAAGGTGTCTCAGCGAGTGACGGCGCTGGTCGGTGTATCGTGCGTCGGCCGCGCACTAGACCTTTTCCAAATCGCCCGCAGCCGCGTCGGTAGTGCATTGACGTTGTGCGAGTTCATTGCGGGCGAGGCGATGCAGTTGGTGTCGCGACATGTTCCCGACGCTCGCCCCCCTTTCGAGGCGTCGGCTTATCTTTTGCTCGAAATGTCTTCGCCGAACGCTGAGGACTCGCTCGCCGCGGTGATGGAAAGCCTGCTGGAGAAGGCGCTTTCTATCGGTGTGGCCCAAGACGCCGTCATTGCCCAGAGCGGAAGGGAGCGCAGTCAACTCCTGCGTCTGCGCGAGGAGGTCTCTGAGGCGGAACTCGCCGCTGGTGGCGCCGTCAAGCACGATATAGCGGTACCGATCGACTTGATCCCCGAAACCGTGGCTGCCATCGAGGATATGGTTCGAACTCGCTTTCCGGACTGCCGTCCAAATATCTTCGGCCATCTCGGAGACGGCAACCTTCACGTGAATATCCGCCCCCCTGAAGGGTGTAGCGTTGCGGATATCGGTCCGCTGTACGATGCTATCACCCTCGCTGTGGAGGATGTTGCCATGGAACGCCGTGGTAGCTTCAGCGCGGAACACGGCATCGGCCAGATGCGCATTGCCAGTTTGCGGCGTCATAAGGGCGAAGTGGATATCGCACTGATGAGTGCTTTGAAGCGGACAATTGATCCCCATAACATTCTGAATCCGGGCAAGGTCTTGCCCGAAAGCTGA
- a CDS encoding DUF2817 domain-containing protein, translated as MNSNFPGGRKVAPSLTDRLETGDLLVSVESSFSATYREARGKFLAALPKARAYVLPHLTGPDGEELAVDVAWLGDPDAECVLVTISGTHGPEGYCGSGIQMDWLALIADASLPAGVAFLLVHGLNPHGIAWDRRVTQEGCDLNRNFVDFAAGTPSNPGYEELRSQFVPAALEGPVFEAAQKAIRVFKAAHGERAFQVARKAGQYVDPDGMFFGGFEPAWSARTLDAIAHDYALNTRKFVAVLNVHTGLGPYGYGELQSEHLSAIASHNIAESMFGPSVTSADLGTSSSIPIEGTLQLYWERLIGDGQYLDLALEYGTYDIEAAQRVLLATSGFTRMAAVTEPACSVARCGGAACTFLSA; from the coding sequence TTGAACAGTAATTTCCCTGGTGGTCGCAAAGTGGCGCCATCGCTAACCGATCGGCTGGAAACGGGAGACCTCCTCGTTTCAGTGGAGTCCTCTTTTTCAGCGACCTACCGGGAGGCTCGCGGGAAGTTCCTCGCTGCGTTGCCTAAGGCGCGCGCCTATGTTCTGCCTCATCTGACGGGGCCAGATGGGGAAGAACTTGCGGTGGATGTCGCGTGGCTTGGCGATCCAGATGCCGAATGCGTCTTAGTCACTATTTCGGGCACGCACGGGCCCGAAGGTTATTGCGGATCGGGCATTCAAATGGACTGGCTTGCACTGATCGCAGATGCGAGCCTTCCTGCGGGGGTGGCCTTTCTCCTCGTCCACGGCCTCAATCCCCACGGTATCGCCTGGGACCGTCGGGTAACGCAGGAGGGCTGCGATTTAAACCGTAACTTTGTCGATTTCGCCGCTGGCACACCTTCAAATCCAGGCTACGAAGAACTGCGGTCGCAATTCGTGCCGGCAGCTCTGGAAGGGCCAGTCTTCGAGGCCGCACAGAAAGCCATCCGAGTGTTCAAGGCCGCGCATGGCGAGCGGGCCTTCCAGGTCGCCCGAAAGGCTGGGCAATATGTAGATCCTGACGGGATGTTCTTCGGCGGGTTCGAGCCAGCCTGGTCCGCTCGTACGCTGGATGCCATCGCCCACGACTACGCACTGAACACGCGCAAATTCGTTGCGGTCCTCAACGTCCATACGGGTCTTGGACCTTACGGTTACGGCGAGCTACAGAGCGAGCATCTGTCGGCCATTGCCTCGCACAACATTGCAGAGAGCATGTTTGGTCCCAGCGTCACCTCGGCCGATCTTGGAACATCCAGTTCAATTCCGATCGAAGGCACGCTCCAGCTCTATTGGGAACGGTTGATCGGCGACGGCCAATATCTCGATCTCGCCTTGGAATATGGCACTTATGACATCGAAGCCGCGCAGCGCGTGTTGCTGGCAACCAGTGGCTTCACGCGCATGGCGGCGGTGACCGAACCAGCTTGTTCGGTCGCGAGGTGCGGAGGCGCTGCGTGCACATTTCTGTCCGCATGA
- a CDS encoding recombinase family protein, which translates to MRQSTQAQVQLNLESQRRQYELVDVARRWGFRKVEVIDEDLGRTASGAVERPGFERLVDDLCTGHVGAVLCREASRLSRNGPDWHRLLELCGEVDARVIDLDGVYDPRLPNDRLLLGMKGSISGFELGVLRARMYEAARAKAQRGELRISVPFGYVWHRDYGLGFDPDKRLQETIRLIFARFRELGSARQVLISMIDDGVHFPRPSDGKKMVSFDWVPIRYRNVISILKNPFYAGAYVYGRSEKRTEIVDGRVRKSYGHYKPASESAVVLKDHHEGYIGWSEYERNQELLAANAYGKAGGVKSGRGGRALLPGLISCGRCGRRLVVMYAGRGQGYPVYRCERGNLMMAQARCMSFNGFRTDAAVTREALEAVAPMAIEAALEAERMQLESEAKRRQMIEMDLQQARYEASLAERRYAACDPENRLIAAQLERSWEATLRRVETCEARLSEVQRVEPVDAVPDFTGLAQNLEAIWNAPGVDMRCRQQLLRALIKDIVADVDDDARDVILTIHWHGGQHSQVRVRKPKSGEHGQRTPEEALAIMRSMATRWSDAEIAATLNRMGMQTGQGKTWTARRVQSLRTVHKISGYRSSDKNGEWLTMSDAAAKLGVSHVKIRRFIRDGLLPAEQVMRGAPYQIRASDLEDERIKADLARNTPRRIHDDNQESLFSAI; encoded by the coding sequence GTGCGTCAGTCCACTCAGGCGCAGGTCCAGCTCAACCTTGAGAGCCAGCGTCGGCAATATGAGCTTGTCGACGTCGCGCGGCGCTGGGGATTCCGCAAAGTAGAGGTGATCGACGAGGATCTGGGACGAACCGCAAGCGGGGCTGTGGAGCGTCCCGGTTTCGAGCGCCTGGTCGATGATTTGTGCACCGGCCATGTGGGCGCCGTGCTTTGCCGGGAGGCGTCCCGCCTGTCGCGCAACGGGCCGGACTGGCATCGGCTGCTCGAGTTGTGCGGCGAAGTCGATGCACGCGTGATCGATCTGGACGGAGTCTACGATCCGCGATTGCCGAACGACCGCCTGCTGCTCGGTATGAAGGGCAGCATCAGCGGGTTCGAGCTCGGCGTGCTGCGTGCCCGCATGTACGAGGCCGCCCGCGCCAAGGCACAGCGCGGAGAACTGCGCATCTCCGTGCCCTTCGGCTATGTCTGGCACCGCGATTACGGTCTCGGGTTCGATCCCGACAAGCGCCTGCAGGAGACCATTCGCCTGATATTCGCGCGCTTCCGCGAACTCGGCAGTGCGCGCCAGGTCCTGATCTCGATGATCGACGATGGCGTGCATTTCCCCAGACCCTCCGACGGCAAGAAGATGGTGTCCTTCGACTGGGTTCCGATCCGCTACCGCAACGTGATCTCGATCCTGAAGAACCCATTCTACGCCGGCGCCTATGTCTATGGTAGGAGCGAGAAGCGCACTGAGATCGTCGATGGCCGCGTTCGCAAGAGCTATGGCCATTACAAGCCGGCTAGCGAGTCGGCGGTGGTGCTCAAGGACCATCACGAAGGCTACATCGGATGGAGCGAGTACGAACGGAACCAGGAACTGCTCGCGGCCAACGCTTATGGCAAAGCCGGCGGTGTCAAGTCGGGCCGCGGCGGTCGCGCGCTGCTCCCGGGTCTCATCTCCTGTGGTCGATGCGGGCGAAGACTGGTTGTCATGTATGCCGGACGCGGCCAGGGTTATCCGGTATATCGCTGCGAGCGCGGCAACCTCATGATGGCACAGGCGCGATGCATGTCGTTCAACGGCTTTCGCACCGACGCGGCGGTGACCCGCGAAGCGCTGGAGGCGGTTGCGCCGATGGCGATCGAAGCGGCGTTGGAGGCTGAACGGATGCAGCTGGAGAGCGAAGCCAAGCGGCGGCAGATGATCGAGATGGACCTGCAGCAGGCGCGCTATGAGGCATCGCTCGCCGAGCGCCGCTATGCCGCTTGCGACCCGGAGAACCGGCTTATTGCGGCCCAGCTCGAGAGGAGTTGGGAAGCCACGCTCAGGCGCGTGGAGACCTGCGAGGCCCGGCTGAGCGAAGTCCAGCGTGTGGAGCCTGTCGACGCGGTTCCGGACTTCACGGGCCTCGCCCAGAATCTCGAGGCCATCTGGAACGCGCCGGGTGTCGATATGCGCTGCCGTCAGCAACTGCTGCGCGCGCTCATCAAGGACATTGTGGCGGACGTCGATGACGACGCGCGCGATGTGATCCTGACCATCCACTGGCACGGAGGCCAGCACTCGCAGGTACGGGTTCGCAAGCCCAAATCCGGAGAGCATGGCCAGCGTACGCCTGAGGAGGCTCTGGCGATCATGCGATCCATGGCAACCCGGTGGTCGGATGCCGAAATCGCTGCCACACTCAACCGCATGGGCATGCAAACCGGTCAGGGAAAGACCTGGACCGCGCGTCGCGTCCAATCGCTGCGCACGGTGCACAAGATCAGCGGCTATCGCTCTTCCGACAAGAATGGCGAGTGGCTCACCATGTCGGATGCCGCCGCGAAGCTCGGCGTGTCGCACGTCAAAATCCGCCGGTTCATCAGGGATGGCCTCTTGCCCGCCGAGCAGGTCATGCGCGGCGCGCCCTACCAGATCCGCGCCAGCGACCTCGAAGACGAACGGATCAAGGCCGATTTGGCGCGCAATACTCCGCGTCGCATCCACGACGACAACCAGGAATCGCTGTTTTCCGCCATTTGA
- a CDS encoding ABC transporter permease subunit, producing the protein MLFVVPLAGLLVISLGMPDWTLTHYLRIGDSPVYAAVLRTTLEISLAVTTLAFVLGYPIAYALTTGGPTLRTFLLIAVVLPYFTSVLARTFAWIVLLGRGGIVNEILLQLGLISQPITMLYNRFGVIIGMTHIIMPLMILPMATVMSGIDQKLLRAARANGASPLAAFLTVFLPLSLPGVIAGVLLVFIYCLGFYITPALLGGLADLTITMAISTQVVDQLNWNFGSALSVVLLVTVLVILWIGSRLFPIQQLLGFSDGIGRDAAARQMGARWLMHVGSAANALDRWLPSFGGRGIPILAVILATLLLLPVLIVAYLSFSSSPYFVFPVPGYSLRNYQAYASSASWIEATFTSIRVALLAAGMATVLGAMLALGLSRGRIRGRGAMVALVLSPIIMPTIVVAVATYFLLVQVGLQGTEFGLALGHAVHAIPFVVVIVVANLRDLNPACERAARSLGAGPLATFRTILAPLIMPALIVAAFFAFLTSFDDVIYVLFLGIGTVNTLPMRMWEGIKQDVNPIISAVATLQTALAAIVIIVGALLGRRKNT; encoded by the coding sequence GTGCTCTTTGTAGTTCCGCTCGCGGGGCTTTTGGTGATATCGCTCGGAATGCCGGATTGGACGCTGACGCATTACCTGCGCATCGGCGACAGCCCGGTCTATGCAGCCGTATTGCGCACGACGCTTGAAATCAGCCTGGCGGTGACCACGCTCGCCTTCGTGCTGGGGTACCCTATCGCCTACGCTCTGACGACAGGAGGACCAACGCTGCGCACGTTCCTGCTCATTGCAGTGGTGCTTCCCTATTTCACTAGCGTGCTGGCGCGGACATTCGCCTGGATCGTCCTTCTTGGGCGCGGTGGCATCGTCAACGAAATCCTGCTCCAACTTGGTCTGATCTCTCAACCGATTACCATGCTGTACAACCGCTTCGGCGTGATAATCGGCATGACCCACATCATCATGCCGCTCATGATCTTGCCGATGGCCACGGTCATGTCTGGGATCGACCAAAAGCTGTTGCGCGCCGCGAGAGCCAACGGCGCAAGCCCTTTGGCCGCGTTCCTCACGGTTTTCCTTCCGCTCAGCCTTCCGGGCGTCATCGCTGGGGTTCTGCTTGTCTTCATCTACTGCCTCGGCTTCTACATCACGCCGGCATTGCTCGGCGGTTTGGCTGATCTCACTATAACTATGGCGATCAGCACTCAGGTCGTAGACCAGCTCAACTGGAACTTCGGTTCCGCCCTTTCCGTGGTGCTCCTCGTGACCGTTTTGGTGATATTGTGGATCGGCTCGCGCTTATTCCCCATCCAGCAGCTTTTGGGGTTCTCCGATGGGATTGGGAGGGATGCTGCTGCCCGCCAAATGGGGGCGCGCTGGCTGATGCATGTCGGCTCCGCAGCAAATGCGCTCGACCGCTGGCTCCCGTCATTCGGCGGACGCGGCATACCCATCCTGGCGGTCATCCTCGCCACGCTTCTGCTGCTTCCCGTGCTGATTGTGGCCTATCTTTCGTTCAGCTCCTCGCCCTATTTCGTGTTCCCCGTGCCTGGCTACTCACTTCGTAACTACCAGGCTTATGCTTCCAGTGCTTCGTGGATAGAAGCGACCTTTACCAGCATCCGTGTTGCCCTGTTGGCGGCTGGCATGGCGACGGTCCTCGGCGCCATGCTCGCCCTCGGCCTCTCACGCGGTCGAATCCGCGGTCGCGGAGCGATGGTTGCGCTCGTGCTCTCGCCTATAATTATGCCGACTATTGTCGTGGCGGTTGCGACCTATTTCCTGCTGGTGCAGGTTGGGCTTCAGGGTACCGAGTTCGGACTGGCGCTTGGCCACGCGGTCCACGCAATCCCCTTCGTGGTCGTGATCGTGGTTGCCAATCTGCGCGACCTCAATCCGGCCTGCGAGCGTGCGGCCCGCAGTCTTGGTGCGGGGCCCTTAGCCACCTTCCGCACTATCCTCGCCCCGCTGATTATGCCGGCTCTCATCGTCGCCGCCTTCTTCGCCTTCCTGACCTCGTTCGACGACGTCATATACGTGCTGTTCCTTGGCATAGGCACGGTCAACACCTTGCCTATGCGTATGTGGGAAGGGATCAAACAGGACGTCAATCCGATCATTTCGGCGGTGGCTACGCTGCAGACGGCGCTCGCGGCGATCGTCATCATCGTAGGTGCCCTCCTGGGGCGTCGAAAGAATACGTGA